A DNA window from Daucus carota subsp. sativus chromosome 3, DH1 v3.0, whole genome shotgun sequence contains the following coding sequences:
- the LOC108210500 gene encoding uncharacterized protein LOC108210500 isoform X3: MVGLADIPFVGKFVERISDNTVDAVFRGLRYLFCYKALVDELSSETEKLNIEKDKMSRKVNEEKDNGKIIEDYVLKWQNSVEEIQKSDEQFSPSCTCIQSLPIPNPVSRFQQGRNAAKKGKTVTKLAVSGRDLLGGEIAHLPLVQNMPKSGTTFEEFQSRKDAYGKLWDMLVTDDSSLIHGIYGMPGVGKTRMMEKIWEDTMKEKIFNKVVRVSVGSEKLNKANLQDQIAARLDCKLEWEDVEQRASQLEESLRNGGKILLILDDVWREIPLYDIIGTSFGNGSSSKGSKILLTSRAKDACLINKCEHPVEVKTLSLDEGLYLFKNTVGPDTINSLQDESLVQKVCNECGQLPLLIHAVGKALKDKPHDLWEDAYNQLKRGKFENIVGVEPQVYACIKLSIDNLKHDDARSCLFLCSFFPEDANIRMKMLIQLATSSHLIPDEESRIVAMVHHLKTSSLLLDSEEENYIKVHDIIRDVARSIAFTDSKYAFLQVTCNSGYLPSNANYCTRKFLRLDVETNDIQFNEDLVCPDLHTLWIYGNCYRQQFTGCFFNMFLNLSFLMLECVNISLEQFSLQPLGNLETLTLLKCDIRKTNVSLFPRSLKTLCICHCDLPSPLDFANLKYLQMLKIQQHEPQLVMVSNAISSLSSLKDLHIPNGFVIDCEEYKMESIVTEISKLTRLTSLRFHFYDDITFQDTNILSNIDRYDIFVGWLMRNKAYKFDYSTREERVPLSRSIELLDNHSKPWEGLIARAEVVRILNSDVEMNRIREGHRRAFDKLRELYLYGCHKMRHLAQDEIQYSLQPSTCFSKLTSLEISACSKLKYLFCNNIAKGLVQLQEFIVEHCESMEAIIVNEVGPSDGEIINFSKLKSLKISNMPRLAGFYAEKNFMHSGLMDHPKVAFPSLEKLEFKSLRDLSAIWGKHCCNDTISTSLCKLNNLRVHSCDKLEILIPHPMLHRLTNLEYIKIEECNSLKTMFPHSVGSDLSHLKELRVKNCEELRQIFNEAGEQVITDDALFLELTDLELVHLPSLTSFWCYQSGKANTCLVPFRLPQLSSISLHRLPNLRRLFHGANFKFHVPALKMVEVTECGLSTLFTFSMFKNFQLQNLEVRNCELLENIVEDLRGDEIYDKIITLSQLTIVMFENLPNLRSFLHNANFKFHMPALKVMKVIDCGLSTLFTFSMFRNFQLNYLEVRNCELLENIVKDPRGDESCDKIITLSQLTSVHLARLPNLKCFFHGANYEFHMPVLTNVLVRSCGISDTLLKCSVLRNLKELQTLEVFDCELLEGIFEDARGNETSDISDRTITLSRLSLLHLENLPKLKSIFNSANYEGNLMALVRVKVVNCGLSTLFRCSVFPDFQQLYELEVVDCRLLEHIVENVKDETSDSYGILFPQLTILRLVNLPSLTSFLCYQSRKANTCKVAFRLLRLSSLVLAYLPDLKSFFHGANFEFHMPSIKSMLVRDSGLSSTLFTRAVFTNFRQLEELRVYNCELLEGIFEDASRDESLATSDKIITLDRLSLVHLQGLPTFKSFFFGATYECYMPALENVRIVNCGFSVLFTCSVFQEIRQLEILHVSYCELLERIVEEVGDEETSEIDGKSIESAQLSSITLKYLPNLKSFSCTSSYVFSMPKLKIFMLIKCPQIEYFSSSKTNTPFVRVSSDRCSEEDFQDLNDYIRQNYKGESDLSDSDEESSYSSQEPGTLSERIVEEGESSYTSRELGTQSEGIEEEKPQETETDLPDSSPEED; encoded by the exons ATGGTTGGTCTAGCTGACATTCCATTCGTAGGAAAATTTGTGGAAAGAATATCTGATAATACAGTTGATGCAGTGTTTCGTGGTTTGCGGTATTTGTTCTGCTACAAGGCTCTTGTTGATGAACTCAGTTCCGAAACTGAGAAACTTAATATCGAGAAGGACAAGATGTCCAGGAAAGTTAATGAAGAAAAAGATAATGGCAAAATAATCGAAGACTATGTATTGAAATGGCAAAACAGTGTGGAAGAGATCCAGAAGAGTGACGAACAGTTTTCACCTTCGTGCACCTGCATCCAGAGTCTGCCAATTCCCAATCCGGTCTCTCGTTTTCAACAGGGCAGGAATGCAGCAAAGAAGGGCAAGACTGTAACTAAACTCGCTGTCTCTGGAAGGGATTTGCTAGGTGGAGAGATTGCACACCTTCCGCTGGTTCAGAATATGCCAAAATCTGGTACCACATTTGAGGAGTTTCAATCCAGAAAAGATGCTTATGGGAAGCTGTGGGATATGCTGGTAACCGATGATAGTTCTCTGATCCATGGCATCTATGGAATGCCAGGAGTTGGCAAAACTCGAATGATGGAAAAAATTTGGGAAGACACCATGAAGGAGAAAATTTTCAACAAGGTGGTACGAGTAAGCGTGGGCAGTGAAAAGTTGAACAAAGCAAATTTACAAGACCAGATCGCAGCCCGTCTTGATTGCAAACTGGAATGGGAAGATGTGGAACAAAGAGCTTCTCAGCTGGAAGAGAGTTTAAGGAATGGGGGTAAAATTCTCCTTATATTAGACGACGTATGGAGGGAGATTCCCTTATACGATATCATTGGAACTTCATTTGGCAATGGTAGTAGTTCCAAGGGTTCTAAAATCCTCTTGACATCTCGAGCAAAAGATGCATGCTTGATTAACAAGTGCGAGCATCCTGTGGAGGTTAAAACCTTGAGTCTAGATGAAGGTTTGTATCTGTTCAAGAATACTGTTGGTCCTGATACAATTAACTCTCTGCAGGATGAATCCCTGGTACAAAAAGTGTGTAATGAGTGTGGTCAATTACCATTACTCATTCATGCAGTTGGCAAAGCACTGAAAGACAAGCCTCATGATTTGTGGGAGGATGCATACAATCAACTCAAGAGAGGCAAATTTGAAAACATTGTTGGAGTAGAACCACAAGTATATGCATGTATCAAATTAAGTATTGATAACTTAAAACATGATGATGCCAGGTCATGTCTTTTTCTCTGCTCCTTTTTTCCTGAAGATGCGAACATCCGTATGAAGATGCTGATCCAGTTGGCAACAAGCTCGCACCTTATACCCGACGAAGAATCGAGAATAGTTGCAATGGTTCACCATCTCAAGACATCTTCTTTGTTGCTCGACTCTGAAGAAGAGAATTATATTAAAGTCCATGACATCATCAGAGATGTAGCAAGATCCATAGCTTTCACAGATTCAAAATACGCATTTTTACAAGTTACATGCAACTCAGGGTACTTGCCTTCTAATGCCAATTATTGTACTCGAAAGTTCTTACGTTTAGATGTGGAGACTAATGATATTCAATTCAATGAGGATCTGGTATGCCCAGATCTGCATACCTTATGGATATATGGCAACTGCTATCGACAACAATTCACAGGTTGCTTCTTCAATATGTTTCTGAATCTCAGTTTTCTGATGCTAGAATGTGTGAACATTTCTTTGGAGCAGTTCTCTCTTCAACCCTTGGGCAATCTCGAGACACTTACTTTATTAAAGTGTGACATAAGGAAGACAAATGTTAGTCTCTTCCCCAGGAGCCTCAAAACCCTTTGTATTTGTCATTGTGATCTCCCAAGTCCACTGGATTTCGCAAACCTTAAATATCTTCAAATGCTAAAGATCCAACAACATGAACCTCAGTTGGTTATGGTGTCAAATGCCATATCTAGTCTATCCAGTCTCAAAGATTTACATATACCAAATGGTTTCGTCATTGACTGTGAAGAATATAAAATGGAGTCCATCGTGACGGAGATCAGTAAATTGACTCGATTGACAAGTTTACGTTTTCATTTCTATGATGACATTACTTTTCAAGATACAAATATTCTTTCAAATATAGATAGATACGATATATTTGTAGGGTGGCTAATGAGGAATAAAGcatataaatttgattattcaACACGAGAGGAGAGAGTTCCATTGTCAAGGTCGATTGAGTTGCTTGATAATCATTCGAAACCCTGGGAAGGTTTGATCGCAAGGGCTGAAGTAGTGAGAATATTGAACAGCGATGTTGAAATGAATAGAATTCGCGAGGGCCACAGAAGAGCATTTGACAAATTGAGAGAACTGTACCTTTATGGATGCCACAAAATGAGGCATCTAGCGCAGGATGAGATTCAGTATAGTCTTCAACCGTCGACATGTTTCTCCAAACTTACCAGTTTAGAAATTAGTGCCTGCTCTAAATTGAAGTACCTGTTCTGCAACAACATTGCAAAAGGTCTGGTACAACTGCAAGAGTTCATTGTAGAACATTGTGAATCTATGGAAGCCATCATAGTGAATGAAGTTGGCCCAAGTGATGGAGAAATCATAAATTTCTCAAAACTGAAATCGCTGAAGATATCAAATATGCCTAGACTAGCAGGCTTCTATGCTGAGAAGAATTTCATGCATTCAGGTTTAATGGACCATCCAAAG GTTGCATTCCCTTCCTTGGAAAAGTTGGAATTTAAATCTTTGCGAGATTTAAGTGCTATATGGGGAAAACACTGCTGCAATGACACCATATCAACCTCCTTATGCAAATTAAATAATCTTCGTGTACACAGCTGTGACAAACTTGAAATTTTGATCCCGCATCCCATGTTGCACAGGCTAACTAATCtggaatatataaaaattgaagaATGCAACAGCTTGAAAACCATGTTTCCACATTCTGTTGGCAGTGATCTTTCGCACCTTAAGGAATTGAGGGTAAAAAATTGTGAGGAGCTGAGACAGATTTTTAACGAGGCAGGTGAACAAGTAATCACAGATGACGCACTGTTCCTTGAGTTAACAGATCTAGAGCTTGTTCATTTGCCAAGTTTGACGAGCTTCTGGTGTTACCAAAGTGGGAAAGCTAATACTTGCCTG GTTCCATTCAGACTCCCTCAACTCTCGTCGATTTCTCTTCACCGCTTGCCTAATCTTAGAAGGCTTTTTCATGGGGCAAATTTCAAGTTCCATGTACCTGCTTTAAAGATGGTAGAAGTTACTGAATGTGGACTCTCAACTCTATTCACGTTCTCTATGTTCAAAAATTTCCAACTACAAAATTTAGAAGTAAGGAATTGTGAATTGTTGGAGAACATTGTTGAGGATCTACGGGGCGATGAGATTTACGACAAGATTATCACTCTCTCACAACTCACAATAGTCATGTTTGAAAATTTGCCAAACCTCAGAAGTTTTTTGCACAATGCAAATTTCAAGTTCCATATGCCTGCTTTAAAGGTGATGAAAGTTATTGACTGTGGACTCTCAACTCTTTTTACGTTTTCTATGTTCAGAAATTTCCAACTCAATTATTTAGAAGTAAGGAATTGTGAATTGTTGGAGAACATTGTTAAGGATCCAAGGGGTGATGAATCTTGTGACAAGATTATTACACTCTCTCAACTCACATCAGTTCACCTTGCAAGATTGCCAAACCTCAAATGTTTTTTCCATGGTGCAAATTATGAGTTCCATATGCCAGTTTTAACTAACGTATTAGTTCGTTCATGTGGAATTTCTGATACTCTTCTTAAGTGCTCTGTCTTGAGGaatctcaaagaacttcaaACATTAGAAGTATTCGATTGCGAATTGTTGGAAGGCATCTTTGAGGATGCAAGGGGCAATGAAACATCTGATATCAGTGACAGGACTATCACACTCTCTCGACTCTCACTGCTTCATCTTGAAAATTTACCAAAGCTCAAAAGTATCTTCAACAGTGCAAATTATGAGGGCAATCTGATGGCTTTAGTGAGAGTGAAAGTTGTTAATTGTGGACTCTCTACTCTTTTCAGGTGTTCTGTCTTCCCAGATTTCCAACAACTCTATGAATTAGAAGTAGTTGACTGCAGATTGTTGGAACACATTGTTGAGAATGTAAAGGATGAAACTTCTGATTCATATGGCATACTGTTCCCTCAGTTGACAATACTAAGGCTGGTTAATTTGCCAAGTTTGACGAGCTTTTTGTGTTATCAGAGCAGGAAAGCTAATACTTGCAAG GTGGCATTCAGACTCCTTCGACTCTCATCACTTGTTCTTGCATACTTGCCTGATCTCAAAAGTTTTTTTCATGGTGCAAATTTTGAGTTCCATATGCCATCTATAAAGAGCATGCTAGTTCGTGACAGCGGATTATCAAGTACTCTTTTTACACGGGCTGTCTTCACAAATTTCAGACAACTTGAAGAATTAAGAGTATATAATTGTGAATTGTTGGAAGGCATCTTTGAGGATGCAAGTAGGGATGAGAGTTTAGCTACGAGTGACAAGATCATCACACTTGATCGACTTTCTCTGGTTCATCTTCAAGGGTTACCAACATTCAAAAGTTTTTTCTTTGGTGCAACTTACGAGTGCTATATGCCGGCTTTAGAGAATGTGAGAATTGTAAACTGTGGATTCTCTGTTTTATTCACGTGCTCGGTGTTTCAAGAAATCCGACAACTTGAAATATTACACGTATCTTACTGTGAATTGTTGGAACGCATTGTTGAGGAGGTTGGGGATGAGGAAACTTCTGAGATAGATGGTAAGAGTATCGAGTCTGCTCAACTCTCATCAATTACTCTTAAATATTTGCCAAACCTCAAAAGTTTTAGCTGCACTTCGAGCTATGTTTTCAGTATGCCcaaattgaaaatttttatgCTTATTAAGTGTCCTCAGATAGAATATTTCAGTTCCTCAAAAACAAACACACCTTTTGTACGTGTTTCTAGCGACCGGTGCAGTGAAGAAGATTTTCAAGACTTGAACGACTACATAAGACAGAATTACAAAGGAGAAAGTGACTTGAgtgacagtgatgaagaatcgAGTTATAGTAGTCAAGAGCCGGGAACACTATCAGAGAGAATTGTTGAAGAAGGAGAATCGAGTTACACGAGTCGAGAGCTGGGAACACAATCAGAGGGAATTGAAGAAGAAAAGCCTCAGGAAACTGAGACTGATCTACCTGACAGTTCTCCTGAAGAAGACTGA